The sequence AATGATGGTGACAATTTTCGTGATGGCAGTGTCAACATTCTGGGAGTTAGTGGAATAATTGCACCTCCAGAAATCCTGCCATCTCAACCTACTTCTATGCCGTGCTGTACCTCAGGTCAGAATGAACCAGAACACAAGATGGAGTCATTTAGAGGATGCTCTCCAGCTGTATCATCCCAGGAAGAAGGTTCTGTGGAAGGAGACTCCATTTCTAAATCCATTCAAAAGCAAAGAAAAGTAGGCAAGAATACACTTGAAGATATCATTACTCCTGATGTTGATAGTGTGCATCAACTTTCATCTGAGAGACAAGTAACAGCCACAAATCATAATTCAAATGGCGGACCAGCTTACAGTCCGATTCGGGCACTAAAGACTTTGGTATCATGTGCCCACACTACCATATGTTCATCGTCTTACTGTCCAATTCCTCAGCAGTCTGTATACAGTGAGTTGCAAAGCTTCGGCAGGTTAATGACTGTTGCAGAAAATGAACAGTTTTTAATGCCAGGAGCAGTATTACCTGATAAAAAGTCAGCAAATATAAGTGCACACCAACAGGAAGTATCTTTAGTAATAAAATCTGAGGTCCCTGAGAATCACGTGGAAGTTGTTGAAGACCTTACTCTCGATGAAGATGAGGACTATCTTTGTGCCGGTGATTATCGTGATGATTGTAGTAGTGGAGAAGTTGACGTTGAGGAAGTCAGGAGAGTGAGTGCAGGTCTTACATATAAAGAGAATTTTCGCACTCAAGGAATTAATAATCTGCATTCCTTATTTGGCAGTGTTGATTTGAGTAACATGACATTGACAACATCCCAGACAGTATTGCATAATCAGTTTACTTGTAAGTCTTGTGGGAAGTCTTATCAGCATCCCCAAGGGCTGCAGAGACATGTAAATCTACAATGTGGTAAAGAACGTCGTTATCAGTGCCCTCGCTGCAGTTATCGATGTGCTAGGAGTGATAATTTAAAAACACACATGGCTTCTCGCCGTTGTCAGATGCACAAAAAATAAGCACTTCCTGAACGTGTTATGTGATAATGTGAACATAACACCAAGAAAGGAATGATTAGTGTTGAGTGGGTACTTTTTTGTGTGACTTTTATTTCAACAGTGCAGTGTGTATTTATGAGTTGCTTGCTGAAGTGATTTCTTGTGCTGTGTTGGTACAAATTTATCACTGTGTAAATTATATCTGCTATgagtatattttaaaatttatgtggAAATCTGAAAACCTCGGAGCATGTGAAATCATTTTCCTTGAAGAAATAATTATGCCAGTAATGGTGTTGTGTTCTCATCATTCATACTTTTGGTTGTAAACGGAATATTGCTTTTGTGGTGAAGATCTTAACTAGGCGAGTGCAGATGAAGTAGTGCTGATACAATAATTCTGACAGCTGTAGTATCCGATTGGATTAGTAGCTGATAATAATGATAACACCAAGAATTGGTTTACCTATTTGTCCAGAATAACTTGGATGTCCACTTTGTTTCGTCTCTATTCCTGTTTCCAATTGTCCAACTTCTCAGCGTGCGATAGTGTCTTAACACTTCAtattcttatgtatattcttttctttcttgtttcttcctCAGTACCTCACTCTTTGATGTCTTAATGGAGAGACATTTTACATCCAGAATTAATTGGAAGGGCTCATCATCATGCTGTTTGTGTACTTATGACACTTATTAAGAAAAATGGCTCTCAGTTAGTGTTTGtatgtgtttcactgtttgatGAACAATTTGTAACCATTTTGAGCAAAGCAATTTAAGTTTTGAAGAAgcacattgtattttaatttttttccccccAGATATAACATATAGTGAGAAACTTAAATATCCTGCTTCTTATATCAACAATAAAATGGAATTGATATTTCAGAAAGATTAATGTATTTCAAGTTAACAGATTGATAAATCCTTTATTGTTTGCCTATGCTGTTGGCTATTCAAACAGCTGTAAATTATGTTGGAATCTATACGTAAATCAATTTAAGATGGACTGCCATATAAAACTGGTTTACTAGGAAGGACGCTTTCCAAATGGATTTAATGGAAGTACAAGAATGGCGACTTTAGTAGGGAACAGGACATTAACACGAATCAATGTTTcatacaaacacatttacagaacatACATATTGTATATATAGTGTTGTGTGAGAAACTGATGTGTATGGGAATGAACGATGAAGGTTATTTTCTGGACTGTGATGTGGGAACATTTTAGATCCTTGTTCCAAGGCTCAGACACTCAACAATGTAGAGTCTGCATTAAAGATACCATAACTAACCtgcataaataaacagaaagatccAGGTTTGTTCATTACATGATAGGCTGTCAATTACTGGAAACAATATTGACCATTAAATAACTGTTTGTGTGCTGCTAGGGTGATATGAGTGGCTTCATAAAACTTTTTGTAGGGAAAGCAGTTGCATAACTCAGATTTTTCCTTACCTTATTTGGCACATTTGTCATCAGAACATAATTCGAAGTTCCTAAAAAGAATATGTACTTACCAAGCAGCAGCATAATACATACATAAGAGGAGggtataattaggcaagctttcggagccagtgattCATTCTTCAGGAAGAAATGTTGAAGGGGAATgaggagaggtgaaggaaaagaactggagaggtctaggaaaaggggtagatatcAGAAAAGTTACCCAGAACCGCTGGTCACTTGGGACTTACCGCACAGGATGAGAGGGAAAGACTGAttttcatcccatctggtaagtctcccttgaccctCAGTTCTGAGTaacttttctgaaatctaccccttttcctagacctctcctatccttttccttcacctctcttccttccccttcaactcttctgccagaaaaaggagccaatggctccaaaatcttgcctaattataaccttcttttatgtgtgtgttctgccactgcttggcgaGTAGAGTTTTTTTATCTttacaattacattatattgtaaaaaaactgattgttttcatttttataaaaagaatatgtgatttttctgttgtttcattcTCTGACTAATTTTATTCTTCAATTGATAGCCCCATAGCTCCCATAATATATTTTTctatttgaagatttgtgtgtgcccTGTTTTAACATGCTCTCACATTCTCAGCCAAGACTGAAAACACTTTGTCTGTGTAGGAAAGATACTGTTGTGATAATTTATTTCATGGAATTGCTGATGTAATATAATTTGATATGTTGAATGAGAAATTGTTTTCTATAGATAAATGTTGCAAAACACCACGTGAAACAACAGCTTAATGACATTTTTGAGTATACATGAatgggaaaaaaagtgttgcagaaAGAAAGACATAGCTGTGAGATTTTGTTTGACTGTGTTGCTTACACTACATTGCACAGAACATGTTCACAATATATTATACTTAAGggagggatggggagggaggggggtaggacgtcaaaagggctgacttggagcaggagaggcacctcaggacattttaatttccactgtctatagttttacaggtaaattcataaaactttgccagcatgaccaggaaggattcaggattcacagtcatagcagtggaagttaaaagacataacaaaataattttttacatgtgaaatttcatcattttttcacttttattggctgcatttgttgctatatgaacaattttcttcatagtaagagagattcttcagtgaattttgtacagcatacaaaccacacttacaggtgtataaaactcaagaatttatttaatttatgaaaaaatgaatgagctgttacattttaaacttcatgttcagaaaaaactcaaattttatagttacttatctcaattttaccacagtttatattcaaaacaaagattccaagacttaccaagcgggaaagtgctggtagataggcacaataaataagacacacaaacacacacacagaatttctagctttcgtagctgacggttgcttcttcaggaaagagggaaggagagggaaagacgaaaggatgtaggttttaagggagagggtaaggagtcattccaatcccgggagcggaaagtctttgttttgaatatatttttcccatgtggaagtttctttctatcgtttttaccacagtttttaatagatttggaaaattctagagttttgcattaaggagttcATGTTTAATAAGcaatgcaaaattcattgaagaatctctcgtACTTATGAAGAAATATGtgcatatagcaacaaatgcagccaatagtaagtgaaaaaatgatggaattacacgtgtaaaaaaattattttgttaatgtttttgaacttccactactgtaagtgtgaatcctgaatcctttctggtcatgctgataaagttttaaaaatttatttgtaaaagtgtaaacagtggaaattaaaatgtcttgcagtgcctctcctgctccaagtcggcccgtttgacatcctacaccCCTCAATTGCTAACTTATTATTGGATGTTGAAGAATGTTAGATAACTGATGTACGCTGAGATTAATGGATCTTTGTCTGTGAAGTACAAGCATGAGGACTGCGGTATTTAACAAAATCAGATATTTCTTAAAGTGgcacatacaactactttcagaatatGTGTAAAGTCAACACAAGCTGCACTCCTCCCACTTTCTATATGCCTACACACTCCATCAAATTATCTAGATTTATATTTGATGATGAACTACagtcaaatattgaaatttattcctgaaattcagctTGAGTGTAACAGGTATAGGTAATCTACCTAAAGCAACATACGAAAAGTGGTACTGGACTGGAGCTTGAACCTGGATTTTCCTCTTACCGGGGACAGCAACCTTACCACTTACActtacaaacttccatatgtcataccTATTTACACTGTGTGGTCAAAAATATGTGGACAccacccaaaaatatacgtttttcatattaggtgcattgtattgccacctactgccaggtactccatatcagtgacctcagtagtcattagatattgtgagagagtagaatggggcactccgcagaactcacggacttcaggcGTGGACAGGTGATTGGatgtgacttgtgtcatacgtctgtacgcgagatttccgcgctcctaaacctccctaggtccactgtttctgaagtggaaacgtgaagggacacgtacagcacaaaagcatacaggctgacctcgtctgttaccTGACAGAgatcgctgacagttgaagagggtcgtaatgtgtaataggtagacatctatccagaccatcacacaggaattccaaactgcatcaggatccactgcaagtactatgacagttaggatggAGGTGAGAAAAATgggatttcacggtcgagtggctgttcataagccacacatcgtaccggcaagtgccaaacgacgcctcgctttgtgtaaagagtgtaaacactggacaattgaacagtggagaaacttgAGTGGAGCGATGAATCATGATACATaattggcgatccaatggcagggtgttggtatggcaaatgcctggtgaacttccatctgccagcatgtgtagtgccaacagtaaaattcggatgcggcggtgttatggtgtggtagtgtttttcatggagggggcttgcacaccttcttgttttgcgtggcactattacagcacagaccTACTTTCCTTctctgatgtttcaagcaccttcttgcttcccactgttggagagcaatttggggatggcaattgaatctttcacaacaattgagcacctgttcataatgcacggcctgcggcggagtggttactcaacaataacatccctgtaatggactggcctgcacagagtccagaccttaATTCTATAGGACAcacctgggatgttttggaatgctgacttcgtgccaggcctcactgaacaATATTGATACCTCTTgtaagtgcagcactctgtgaagaatgggctgctattccccaagaaacattccagcacctgattgaccatatgcctgcaagagtggaagctggtatcaaggctaagggtgggcgaacaccatattgaattccagcattaccgatggagggcaccacgaacttgtaagtcattttcagccagttgtccggatacttttgatcacttagtgtatgtctgcttataaattttttattcatttacgcATATTTGCACATCTTTTGATCTCATATTTGAAACTGAAGTTCATCATCTCATATATATGAAGCGAAGATGGGCCTGTGACGAAAATGACAGTAATAGtctatgatttctctttgttttgagtGTAAAACCTCCTTTGTGAATCAAGAGATGTGTGAGTGTGGGTGAATGAATCAATAATGTATGAGAATAAATAGATATATATTTGATATACAGGAGTTTGGGTTTGTCTGGGAATCATGTTTGGATAGACAAGTGGTAAGGTGACCACTCAcagtaagcgggaaatctgggtgcgAGTACCAGTTTGGCACAGCATTTCATCTGTTGCTTTAGGTAGTACACTATACCTATTACAGTGAAGCTGAATTTCAGAAATGATCTATGTTTTGTGTGAAATGTCATACCAGATTAAGACAACGTGCCCGATCAGTGCTCAAACCTGAGACCTTCGCCTTTTGCGGCCATCTTTGCCACCACTTGACCTGTCTGAGCATGACTCGAGACCCACGCTcagacctttacttctgccagtacatccacTACATGCCGTACTTCCAAGATTCAGATgtcagcctggcacacagttttcgtcTGCTGGAAggatcaaatcagtgcacactcagctATAGTTCAATAATTCATTGTAGTGATTTCTgcttgttccattcacaaatactTCTTCACAGTAGTTTCTAAATCTCTCATGATGTATCTTCTCATCCTCTCCCAGCATAGCCTAGAACTTAACCCCATACTTTCTCCAGTTATCATTTTTTCTTGTATTTGGCTTTGCCTTTTGTTTATGACTTCACATAATCTCACATCTCGTGTTGGCACTTTAGGGATTTTACGCCTGCATCTTGCTGCTCGTAGTAGAAATTTGAAGGTACACCTACATAAACAAAACTTGGCATTATGTATGAATTGTAGCCTGCTCTATATTGAAAAATTTGTAGATTGCATTTGGTGTATGTCAGTATTCTGCATCTACTGTAAGAAGTTACAGTACTGTagtgtatttgtgttttgataatgccTGGTGAATTGTGAATGGGATATTGCTTTATTTTGAATGCATATGGTTGATCAGCATTGCTGCAGCACAAAAGGAAAGCAAGTTCTTTAAAGTTTTATTCTTTTATGTAGATTTTACAATTTGTCATTGACTTCTTCAGTATGGGATGAAGGCTCTACAGGTATTGGTCTTTCAACTTCTATGGGTACAGAGTATTACATTACAGTGACTGTAATATGATTCTCCCACGAGATGGAAGTAACGAATTGGGGAAATGCAGAATAGGCTTTGATTTAGTGATGTGTGTTTTCCTTGTGATTAAGAAACTACCTTTTAAGACTTTTGGTTATGTATCAAA is a genomic window of Schistocerca gregaria isolate iqSchGreg1 chromosome 9, iqSchGreg1.2, whole genome shotgun sequence containing:
- the LOC126291625 gene encoding uncharacterized protein LOC126291625 isoform X1, with the translated sequence MDQISNIHLRWNKHQATLMSVFDALLDNEKLTDCTISAEGHHLRAHKIILSACSPYFEELFTENNEKHPIIILHGVKYDVVKALLDFMYRGEVNIPQKELSGVLKLSESLQVRGLSGSGCMDGVNMQKGNGRDVPPVLSETLSALPASVPCFTSGQKEPEDKLESFRGNSPTVSSQEGGSGEVNSVLNCTQKYIKSVNHSGSLQLTGQNTFKEVITPDLESVHHLLSQRQVFPATHNSTGGPVYNPVPLQSMCSELQSSNGKTVVAENERFSIPEAVLRDKNLSNSSARKQEIKQETKSESTESHMEIIEDVTLNDGDNFRDGSVNILGVSGIIAPPEILPSQPTSMPCCTSGQNEPEHKMESFRGCSPAVSSQEEGSVEGDSISKSIQKQRKVGKNTLEDIITPDVDSVHQLSSERQVTATNHNSNGGPAYSPIRALKTLVSCAHTTICSSSYCPIPQQSVYSELQSFGRLMTVAENEQFLMPGAVLPDKKSANISAHQQEVSLVIKSEVPENHVEVVEDLTLDEDEDYLCAGDYRDDCSSGEVDVEEVRRVSAGLTYKENFRTQGINNLHSLFGSVDLSNMTLTTSQTVLHNQFTCKSCGKSYQHPQGLQRHVNLQCGKERRYQCPRCSYRCARSDNLKTHMASRRCQMHKK